A region from the Vicia villosa cultivar HV-30 ecotype Madison, WI linkage group LG3, Vvil1.0, whole genome shotgun sequence genome encodes:
- the LOC131661413 gene encoding BTB/POZ domain-containing protein At1g21780, translating into MNRKQDDKNLSVRHSNSPTMAERVDTVARLAQWKIDNFGPSSYKKSDPFKLGIWNWHFAIVRNRFFSIHLFPEPSRVSKEHPPVARFILRVSVAGSSRKFIISPVYERLLRTQDDFIWSVDTAFTGRFIIDVEFLDLKICHMSGEEPRSIWSSDGNSPCNKAQRSTLHCLSRMLDEAIHADLTIITSNGTLRAHKAVLSASSPVFQSMFHHNLKEKESSTIHIEDISLESCTALLSYLYGSIKHEDFRKHCLALLGAANKYDIGDLKDLCEESLLEDINSGNVLEMLNEAWLYQLHKLKKGCLTFLFEFGKIYDVKDDEINNLFQHADRELVMEMFHVMLTVSNPE; encoded by the exons ATGAACAGAAAACAGGATGACAAGAATCTTTCCGTCAGACACTCCAACTCTCCAACCATGGCGGAGAGGGTGGACACGGTTGCAAGATTAGCACAGTGGAAAATCGACAATTTTGGACCTTCTTCCTACAAAAAATCCGATCCTTTCAAACTCGGAATCTGGAACTG GCACTTTGCAATAGTAAGGAATAGGTTCTTCTCCATTCATCTTTTTCCAGAACCTTCTCGTGTTTCTAAGGAACACCCACCCGTTGCTAGATTCATTCTTCGTGTCTCCGTTGCTGGTTCATCTCGCAAGTTTATTATTTCACCTG TTTATGAAAGGCTACTTAGGACCCAGGATGACTTTATCTGGTCTGTTGATACTGCTTTCACGGGTCGATTCATCATCGACGTTGAGTTTCTTGACCTGAAGATATGCCATATGAGT GGTGAAGAACCTCGTTCTATATGGTCATCTGATGGAAATTCACCATGCAACAAAGCTCAAAGAAGTACTCTCCATTGCCTCTCTCGCATGCTCGACGAGGCTATACATGCTGACCTAACCATCATAACTTCCAATGGTACATTGAGAGCTCACAAGGCAGTTTTGTCCGCGAGTTCTCCTGTGTTTCAAAGCATGTTTCATCACAACCTGAAGGAAAAAGAGTCCTCAACAATTCATATAGAAGACATCTCACTCGAATCATGCACCGCTCTTCTAAGTTACTTGTACGGATCAATCAAACACGAAGATTTCCGGAAACACTGTCTTGCATTGCTCGGTGCAGCTAATAAGTATGACATCGGTGATCTGAAAGATTTATGTGAGGAAAGCCTTCTTGAAGATATTAACTCAGGCAATGTTCTTGAGATGTTAAATGAGGCTTGGCTTTATCAATTACACAAGTTAAAGAAAGGGTGTTTAACGTTCTTATTTGAGTTTGGTAAAATATATGATGTTAAAGATGATGAAATAAATAACCTTTTCCAGCATGCAGATAGGGAGCTAGTGATGGAAATGTTTCATGTGATGCTTACAGTTTCCAACCCAGAATAG